One genomic window of Salvelinus alpinus chromosome 17, SLU_Salpinus.1, whole genome shotgun sequence includes the following:
- the peds1 gene encoding plasmanylethanolamine desaturase 1, which translates to MARMVNENGCGQELQSTELNGPGRGTARWGPQHAGALELANLYSPGKRCQEWISVVLCFSLMAFNFCHLLVNFHLGHMWYILLGIVAGILTADFASGLVHWGADTWGSVELPIVGKAFIRPFREHHIDPTAITRHDFIETNGDNCMLTLIPLAHMAFNFLTLSPAEHYHNYPWHCYVMALAIFVTLTNQIHKWSHTYFGLPGWVVFLQNCHIILPRKHHRIHHVSPHETYFCITTGWLNYPLEKLGFWSRLEDLIQSVTGEKPRSDDLKWAHKTK; encoded by the exons ATGGCGAGAATGGTAAACGAAAACGGGTGTGGACAAGAGTTACAGAGCACAGAGCTAAATGGACCCGGTCGAGGTACAGCGCGGTGGGGTCCCCAACACGCAGGTGCTCTGGAACTTGCGAATTTGTATTCGCCAG GAAAAAGATGTCAGGAATGGATAAGTGTTgtcctctgcttctctctcatGGCCTTCAACTTTTGTCACCTCCTTGTTAACTTCCACCTGGGTCATATGTGGTACATCCTGTTGGGCATTG tggcaGGAATATTGACTGCAGACTTTGCCTCTGGTCTAGTCCACTGGGGGGCTGACACCTGGGGATCTGTGGAGCTACCCATCGTTGGAAAG GCCTTTATCAGACCATTCAGGGAGCATCACATTGACCCTACAGCCATCACCCGCCATGACTTCATTGAGACAAATGGTGACAACTGCATGCTGACCCTGATCCCATTAGCACACATGGCTTTCAACTTCCTCACCCTCTCGCCTG CGGAGCACTATCACAACTACCCCTGGCACTGCTATGTGATGGCACTGGCCATTTTCGTTACCCTAACCAACCAGATTCATAAGTGGTCGCACACATACTTCGGGCTGCCAGGCTGGGTGGTCTTTCTACAGAACTGCCACATCATCCTGCCCCGCAAGCACCATCGCATTCATCACGTTTCCCCCCACGAGACATACTTCTGCATCACCACAG GCTGGCTGAACTATCCCCTGGAGAAGTTGGGGTTCTGGTCTAGGCTTGAGGATCTGATCCAGAGTGTGACAGGGGAGAAGCCCAGgtctgacgatctgaaatgggcCCACAAAACCAAGTAA
- the ptpn1 gene encoding tyrosine-protein phosphatase non-receptor type 1: MEAEFRKIDEPGSWNAIYQEIRQQSSELPCKLAKLPENKTRNRYRDVSPFDHSRIRLQLGANDYINASLISVDEAQRSYILTQGPLPNTCGHFWEMVWEQGTMGVVMLNRVIEKGSVKCAQYWPPREEREAIFEDTNFKLTLVSEDIKSYYTVRQLELENLSTLETREILHFHYTTWPDFGVPESPASFLNFLFKVRESGCLNSDQGPVVVHCSAGIGRSGTFCLVDTCLLLMSMRKDPSTVRIRDVLLEMRGYRMGLIQTADQLRFSYLAVIEGAKCIMGDTSLQESWKELSNEEDVPPEFTPPPPHSRPQGPINGTVEPSFFPEEIVVAQNNFHTRSAPPETELRWRGGGDGATSQSPTVPADQPGGQVGSKEPDPKALMEPHRLHETETQQGLNQDQATAAVDDSLEAQGAWTPLLANMCLCTALALGAYICYRACFH, translated from the exons ATGGAAGCCGAGTTTCGGAAAATCGATGAACCCGGGAGTTGGAACGCCATTTACCAG GAAATCCGTCAGCAATCAAGTGAGCTGCCCTGCAAACTTGCCAAATTACCTGAAAACAAAACTCGGAATCGCTACAGAGATGTCAGCCCAT TTGACCACAGCCGAATCCGCCTGCAACTGGGTGCGAACGACTACATTAACGCCAGCCTAATTTCTGTAGACGAGGCACAGAGAAGCTACATTCTTACTCAG GGACCCCTTCCAAACACATGTGGTCACTTCTGGGAGATGGTTTGGGAGCAGGGGACCATGGGAGTGGTGATGCTGAACCGTGTCATTGAGAAAGGATCT GTGAAGTGTGCACAGTACTGGCcacctagagaggagagggaggcgaTCTTTGAAGACACAAATTTCAAGCTTACACTTGTTTCAGAAGACATTAAGTCTTACTACACTGTCCGTCAGCTGGAGCTGGAAAATCTGTCG ACTCTGGAAACTAGAGAGATCCTACATTTTCACTACACCACCTGGCCTGACTTTGGGGTGCCCGAATCTCCAGCCTCCTTCCTCAACTTCCTGTTTAAGGTGCGGGAGTCTGGGTGCCTCAACTCTGACCAGGGGCCTGTGGTGGTGCACTGCAGCGCAGGCATCGGCCGCTCTGGAACCTTCTGTCTCGTCGACACCTGCCTCTTACTG ATGTCCATGCGCAAAGACCCATCAACTGTGCGCATTCGTGACGTGCTGCTGGAGATGCGAGGCTATCGGATGGGCCTGATTCAGACCGCTGACCAACTCAGATTTTCCTACCTCGCTGTTATTGAAGGTGCCAAGTGCATCATGGGAGACACATCGTTGCAG GAGTCGTGGAAAGAGCTCTCCAACGAAGAGGACGTTCCTCCAGAATTTACCCCTCCCCCGCCCCACTCCCGACCCCAAGGTCCAATCAACGGCACGGTTGAACCTTCCTTCTTCCCTGAAGAGATTGTTGTTGCGCAGAATAATTTCCACACTCGCAG TGCCCCACCAGAAACTGAACTGCGATGGAGGGGCGGTGGTGATGGTGCTACCTCCCAGTCTCCCACTGTCCCCGCTGATCAACCTGGCGGTCAGGTGGGAAGCAAAGAACCAGATCCCAAAGCTCTGATGGAACCACACCGGCTGCATGAGACTGAAACACAACAGGGGCTGAACCAGGACCAGGCAACAGCAGCAGTAGACGACAGCCTTGAGGCTCAGGGTGCCTGGACCCCCCTGCTGGCCAACATGTGCCTCTGCACTGCCCTGGCCCTGGGTGCTTACATCTGTTACCGGGCCTGTTTCCACtga
- the LOC139542422 gene encoding CCAAT/enhancer-binding protein beta-like: MEVAGFYDRDCFAFQSTNYIIRPISDNSTCKQHIDGSMTELGIAENEKAIDFSVYLDPPAAHCQQLATQNETQQRGVDIFADFLAEESRIKRRSSLQQNYRNYISLNERETSVHDNREPFVLGYPELQETRVDTVFSPEFLGNHFKAGERDESQEDPRMDNGSTGYDMRYLHYQSTPSGSLGNISTASSSSSSPPGTPTLSGKCTSPSRDGKMSSGVKGKKRPEKDSEEYKQRRERNNLAVRKSRDKAKMRNTETQHKVLELAAENDRLQKRVEQLSRELATLRNLLSATG, encoded by the coding sequence ATGGAAGTGGCCGGTTTCTACGACAGGGATTGCTTTGCTTTCCAGAGTACAAACTACATTATCAGGCCCATTAGCGATAACAGCACTTGCAAGCAGCACATTGACGGCTCGATGACGGAGCTTGGTATAGCCGAGAACGAGAAAGCGATAGATTTCAGTGTCTACTTGGATCCTCCTGCTGCGCACTGTCAACAACTGGCAACACAAAACGAAACTCAGCAGAGAGGGGTAGACATATTCGCAGATTTCCTTGCCGAGGAAAGCAGGATCAAGAGACGTTCATCATTACAACAAAACTACAGAAACTACATATCTCTCAACGAGCGGGAGACAAGTGTGCACGACAATCGAGAGCCATTCGTCCTGGGCTATCCTGAACTGCAGGAGACCCGCGTGGACACCGTGTTCAGCCCGGAGTTTCTTGGGAACCACTTTAAAGCCGGTGAAAGAGACGAGTCTCAAGAGGACCCAAGAATGGACAACGGTTCAACTGGCTACGACATGAGGTATCTTCATTACCAGTCAACTCCAAGTGGCAGCCTTGGTAACATTTCCACTGCATCCTCGTCTTCCTCCAGTCCACCCGGCACACCTACCCTGTCAGGTAAATGCACGTCGCCTTCGCGGGACGGGAAAATGTCGTCTGGTGTCAAGGGGAAGAAGCGACCGGAAAAGGACAGTGAGGAATATAAGCAGAGGCGGGAGAGGAACAACCTTGCTGTTAGAAAGAGCAGGGATAAAGCCAAAATGCGCAATACGGAGACGCAACACAAAGTCCTGGAACTGGCTGCAGAGAATGATCGTTTACAAAAACGCGTGGAGCAGCTGTCAAGAGAACTTGCCACCCTGCGTAACTTGCTCTCTGCCACCGGTTAG